The following proteins come from a genomic window of Brevibacillus antibioticus:
- a CDS encoding alkaline phosphatase family protein — protein MKKILNQKGLAALLTATTLVTGGVIVQAPFLNSSVYAAAKEAKELSSEKQLYRFLFENSIEDSSESHHPVQVSGTPTFVEGRAGLGKSIHFQSTSKDNATWIDLGENDELKFGETQDFTISFWVKSPGVDADPGIISNKNWSSGGNVGWFIGLQGSTLKWNWRTSDSPRLDATIPNIADNAWHYVVVSHDRDELATIYVDGKVAKTIDISQSKGTIDTSFTTKIGVDGAGNHFGSRYDVQLDQLQILSRTVTDKEVADSYASAPKIPVKSLSLDQKELKLKAGATMPVTVVISPKEASVQDVKWSSNNKEVAKVEMINGRPTVVAGKPGKAKITVKTVDGGKTAKAEVTVTNSIDVSGDGLLTEEDLNVILNNQKSRTGDRRWEKAQHADINNDNKVDKADVEMMKEKLAPYENDFLYKRVVVIGIDGAGNAVKDPEAKATHILKLIEEGAGTFEAKAELPTISAQNWGSILHGVTPDKHQLTNDIVAATPYPEKNEYPSYLKLLKQERPKLQQASFATWGPINIGIIEDSAGSYKQNSKSDEETAKKVVDYIKKEGENTRNIFVHLDEVDGAGHNQGYFTPAFYKKLQKADEYVGNILEALEEEGLMEDSLIIVTTDHGGNGTDHGGSSPGEQTIFWAAKGGSITPGTELSEVVNMDTAAVVAHALRLELPANWDAKIPEGLFQDNE, from the coding sequence GTGAAAAAGATCCTGAACCAAAAAGGACTTGCTGCGCTTTTAACAGCTACAACTCTCGTTACCGGTGGAGTCATCGTACAAGCTCCATTTCTGAATTCGTCAGTTTATGCCGCGGCAAAGGAGGCGAAAGAACTCTCATCTGAAAAGCAACTCTATCGTTTCCTGTTTGAAAATAGCATAGAGGATAGCTCAGAATCTCACCATCCTGTACAAGTGTCCGGAACACCAACGTTCGTGGAAGGACGTGCAGGATTGGGGAAATCCATTCATTTCCAGTCGACCTCAAAAGACAATGCAACCTGGATAGATTTAGGTGAAAATGACGAGTTGAAGTTTGGGGAAACTCAAGATTTCACCATTTCCTTCTGGGTAAAATCTCCTGGCGTTGATGCTGATCCTGGCATTATCTCCAATAAAAACTGGTCAAGCGGTGGTAACGTGGGTTGGTTCATCGGACTGCAAGGTTCTACGTTAAAGTGGAATTGGCGCACATCCGACAGCCCCCGTCTCGATGCAACGATTCCAAACATTGCGGATAATGCATGGCACTATGTCGTCGTTTCACATGATCGGGATGAACTGGCAACGATCTACGTCGACGGTAAAGTAGCAAAAACAATCGATATCAGCCAATCCAAGGGAACAATCGACACCAGCTTCACTACGAAGATTGGAGTAGATGGTGCTGGAAACCATTTTGGAAGTCGCTATGACGTGCAGTTGGACCAGTTGCAGATTCTGAGTCGCACCGTTACAGATAAAGAAGTAGCTGATAGTTACGCAAGTGCTCCGAAGATTCCAGTGAAGAGCCTTTCATTGGATCAGAAGGAGCTCAAATTGAAGGCTGGAGCAACGATGCCTGTTACAGTTGTGATCTCTCCGAAAGAAGCGTCCGTTCAGGATGTCAAATGGAGTTCCAACAACAAAGAGGTCGCGAAGGTCGAAATGATCAATGGACGCCCAACTGTTGTAGCAGGCAAGCCAGGCAAAGCAAAAATCACAGTGAAAACTGTCGATGGAGGCAAAACAGCGAAAGCGGAAGTAACCGTTACGAATTCGATTGACGTATCGGGAGACGGCCTCCTAACCGAGGAAGATCTGAACGTCATCTTGAACAATCAGAAAAGCCGCACCGGTGACCGGCGTTGGGAAAAAGCGCAACACGCGGATATAAACAATGACAATAAAGTGGATAAAGCCGATGTGGAGATGATGAAAGAAAAGCTGGCTCCTTATGAGAACGATTTCCTTTACAAACGTGTCGTAGTTATCGGCATCGATGGTGCAGGGAATGCAGTCAAAGATCCGGAAGCAAAAGCGACGCATATCTTGAAACTGATCGAAGAAGGTGCTGGAACATTTGAAGCCAAAGCAGAGCTGCCCACGATCAGTGCGCAAAACTGGGGATCTATCCTGCACGGCGTCACTCCAGACAAGCATCAATTGACAAACGATATCGTAGCGGCTACTCCTTATCCGGAGAAAAACGAGTATCCTTCCTATTTGAAGCTGTTGAAACAAGAGCGTCCTAAACTTCAGCAAGCTTCCTTCGCTACATGGGGCCCGATCAATATCGGTATTATTGAAGATTCAGCAGGTTCATACAAGCAAAATAGCAAGTCGGATGAAGAGACTGCGAAAAAAGTAGTCGATTATATCAAAAAAGAGGGTGAAAATACTCGTAACATTTTCGTTCATTTAGATGAAGTGGACGGGGCTGGCCACAATCAAGGCTATTTCACACCAGCATTTTATAAAAAGCTCCAAAAAGCAGATGAGTATGTAGGTAATATCCTCGAGGCACTGGAAGAGGAAGGACTGATGGAGGATAGCCTGATTATCGTTACGACTGACCACGGTGGGAACGGAACAGACCATGGGGGTTCTTCACCGGGAGAACAGACGATTTTCTGGGCGGCAAAAGGTGGCTCCATTACGCCTGGTACAGAGTTGTCAGAGGTAGTAAACATGGACACCGCCGCCGTAGTAGCCCATGCGCTTCGGTTGGAATTGCCAGCAAATTGGGATGCTAAAATACCAGAAGGGTTGTTTCAAGACAACGAGTAA
- a CDS encoding M20 family metallopeptidase: MTATAVVTLNKAVEEIKDQVIAWRRYLHENPELSFHEEKTAQFVYETLLTFGNLEVSRPTKNSVMARLIGSQPGKVLAMRADMDALPITEENTFEFVSKNPGVMHACGHDGHTSMLLGTAKLLSGMKDQIKGEVRFFFQHAEEVYPGGAEEMVQAGVMDGVDIVIGTHLWSTMEFGTVGICPGPMMAAPDTFWITVLGKGGHAALPHETIDSIAIAAQVVTNLQHIVSRNADPLDNLVLSVTQFVGGTTHNVIPGAVEICGTVRSFDKNLRESIPGLMERVIKGITEAHGAGYKFKYEFGYRPVINDAEVTKWMEEVVEESLGREWVEHMRPTMGGEDFSAFQQKAPGCFFYVAAGNKEKGITYPHHHPRFTIDEDALEVGVKMFVNAARKIVME; encoded by the coding sequence ATGACAGCAACGGCAGTGGTAACGCTTAATAAGGCGGTCGAAGAAATCAAGGATCAGGTAATCGCGTGGAGACGGTATTTGCACGAGAACCCGGAATTATCCTTCCATGAAGAAAAAACAGCACAGTTTGTATACGAGACACTGCTTACTTTTGGCAATCTGGAAGTGTCCAGACCGACGAAAAACAGTGTGATGGCTAGATTGATCGGTTCCCAGCCCGGAAAAGTGCTCGCCATGCGCGCTGACATGGACGCATTGCCGATTACGGAAGAGAATACGTTTGAATTCGTATCGAAAAATCCTGGCGTCATGCATGCGTGCGGACACGACGGACATACTTCCATGCTGCTCGGAACGGCAAAGCTATTGTCCGGGATGAAGGATCAGATCAAGGGAGAGGTTCGTTTCTTCTTTCAGCACGCGGAGGAAGTATACCCAGGAGGAGCGGAGGAAATGGTACAGGCAGGCGTCATGGACGGCGTAGACATAGTGATTGGTACGCATCTGTGGTCGACGATGGAGTTTGGGACAGTGGGTATCTGCCCAGGTCCAATGATGGCCGCCCCTGATACGTTCTGGATCACTGTTCTTGGAAAAGGCGGACATGCGGCGCTCCCGCATGAAACGATCGACAGCATCGCGATTGCGGCACAAGTGGTGACCAATCTCCAGCACATCGTATCCCGCAATGCAGATCCGCTCGATAATCTCGTTCTCTCTGTTACACAATTTGTGGGGGGAACGACACATAACGTCATTCCGGGTGCTGTAGAGATTTGCGGGACAGTCCGCAGCTTTGACAAAAATCTGCGCGAGTCTATTCCGGGACTCATGGAACGCGTGATCAAAGGCATTACAGAAGCACACGGCGCGGGGTACAAGTTCAAATACGAATTTGGCTATCGCCCGGTTATCAACGATGCCGAAGTGACGAAATGGATGGAAGAGGTCGTCGAAGAATCACTGGGAAGAGAATGGGTAGAGCATATGCGTCCAACCATGGGTGGCGAGGATTTCTCCGCCTTCCAGCAAAAAGCGCCAGGCTGCTTCTTCTACGTCGCTGCCGGAAACAAAGAAAAAGGCATCACCTATCCGCACCACCATCCACGTTTTACGATCGACGAGGATGCGCTCGAAGTTGGCGTAAAAATGTTCGTCAACGCAGCAAGAAAAATCGTGATGGAATAG
- a CDS encoding Zn-dependent hydrolase, whose product MINSDRLWDRLRQLGNIGQQAAGGITRLSFTPEERAAKDLVTGFMKEAGLTVREDEVGNLIGRKEGKNSAAPVVLVGSHIDSVPNGGNYDGPLGVLAGVEAIQTMQEQGIETEHPIEVIAFTDEEGTRFGYGMIGSRGIAGLIKRDELEQADKKGVTIAEAMRQTGLDPDRTSLAARTPGSVKAYVELHIEQGKVLESRGLSVGIVTGVAGPLWLNFVLEGEASHAGATPMNLRRDPMVAAAQVMLAIEEEAGRTGTSVGTVGRLQAFPGGVNVIPGRVEFSLDLRDVDEAIRDEVEQRIYERAKAICTERNVTLKVELLQRITPAVCSDDIQNAVAEACEAEGLEAFRLPSGAGHDCMQLVELCPVGMIFARSKDGISHNPAEFTTKEDCANGAQVLYRTVLSLAK is encoded by the coding sequence ATGATCAATTCGGATCGATTGTGGGATCGATTGAGACAGCTTGGCAACATTGGTCAGCAAGCGGCAGGCGGCATCACGCGGTTGTCTTTTACGCCTGAGGAACGGGCGGCAAAAGATCTCGTCACAGGCTTTATGAAGGAAGCAGGTCTCACCGTTCGCGAAGATGAGGTTGGGAACTTGATTGGGCGAAAAGAAGGGAAAAATTCGGCCGCTCCTGTCGTTTTGGTTGGCTCGCATATCGACTCCGTACCAAATGGCGGCAATTATGACGGCCCACTTGGTGTACTGGCTGGGGTAGAAGCTATACAGACGATGCAGGAACAGGGAATCGAAACAGAGCATCCGATCGAAGTCATCGCGTTCACGGATGAAGAAGGAACGCGTTTTGGTTACGGGATGATCGGCAGCCGAGGTATCGCGGGTCTGATCAAGCGTGACGAGCTGGAACAAGCAGACAAGAAAGGAGTCACGATTGCTGAAGCCATGCGGCAAACAGGGCTTGATCCGGACCGCACCAGCCTCGCCGCGAGAACTCCCGGAAGTGTGAAAGCGTATGTAGAGTTACATATCGAGCAAGGCAAGGTTCTGGAGAGCCGCGGGCTATCTGTCGGGATCGTGACAGGAGTGGCGGGTCCACTCTGGTTGAATTTCGTGCTAGAGGGAGAAGCCAGTCATGCCGGGGCAACGCCGATGAATTTGCGCCGTGATCCGATGGTAGCAGCCGCTCAGGTAATGCTTGCCATCGAGGAAGAAGCAGGACGGACAGGAACCAGTGTAGGGACGGTTGGACGGCTGCAAGCATTCCCAGGTGGAGTGAATGTCATTCCTGGACGAGTCGAGTTTTCGCTTGATTTGCGCGACGTGGACGAAGCGATCCGCGATGAAGTGGAACAGCGCATTTACGAACGGGCAAAAGCGATCTGTACCGAGCGTAATGTGACGTTGAAAGTAGAACTGCTACAACGCATCACTCCTGCTGTATGCTCGGACGATATCCAGAATGCTGTAGCTGAAGCGTGTGAGGCAGAAGGCTTGGAAGCATTTAGACTGCCGAGTGGCGCAGGGCATGATTGCATGCAGCTAGTTGAGCTGTGCCCAGTTGGCATGATTTTCGCTCGTTCCAAGGATGGGATTAGCCACAACCCGGCAGAGTTCACGACAAAAGAGGATTGTGCGAACGGAGCGCAAGTACTGTACCGCACCGTTTTATCCTTAGCAAAATAG